A genome region from Cucumis sativus cultivar 9930 chromosome 4, Cucumber_9930_V3, whole genome shotgun sequence includes the following:
- the LOC101221832 gene encoding alpha-1,4 glucan phosphorylase L isozyme, chloroplastic/amyloplastic, with product MAATSQFTLALNPPHSFSHSYSFPSLIGLSSRYRQSKFLLLSTSSWRSPKRTFLVRNVSSEPKLKDPVADEESPTAATAFAPDASSIASSIKYHAEFTPLFSPDRFDLPKAFFATAQSVRDALIINWNETFELYERLNVKQAYYLSMEFLQGRALLNAIGNLELTGPYAEALSKLGYELENVASQEPDAALGNGGLGRLASCFLDSLATLNYPAWGYGLRYKYGLFKQKITKDGQEEVAENWLEIGNPWEIVRNDIKYHIKFYGKVVIGSDGKKNWTGGEDIEAVAHDVPIPGYKTKNTINLRLWSTKAPTEDFDLAAFNAGEHSRASEALASAEKICHVLYPGDDSIEGKILRLKQQYTLCSASLQDIVERFVRRSGANIKWEEFPEKVAVQMNDTHPTLCIPELMRILLDLKGLSWEEAWNVTQRTVAYTNHTVLPEALEKWNFELMQRLLPRHVEIIELIDEELIRTIISEYGTADLKLLREKLKELRILENVDLPAAYSDLFIEPEESSTIASTEVLKRSKEADSVDKDEFVEVDDELESKGIQDKKVEPTPPPPPPKMVRMANLSVVGGHAVNGVAEIHSEIVKDEVFNAFYKLWPGKFQNKTNGVTPRRWILFCNPDLSKLITNWIGSEDWVLNTEKLGGLKKFADDEDLQNQWRIAKRNNKLKAVSFLKEKTGYTVSPDAMFDIQVKRIHEYKRQLLNILGIVYRYKKMKEMSAKERKETYVPRVCIFGGKAFATYVQAKRIVKFITDVGATVNHDPEIGDLLKVIFVPDYNVSVAELLIPASELSQHISTAGMEASGTSNMKFAMNGCILIGTLDGANVEIRQEVGADNFFLFGAEAHEIAGLRKERAEGKFIPDPRFEEVKEYVRSGVFGSCDYEELIASLEGNEGFGRADYFLVGKDFPSYIECQEKVDEAYRDQKKWTRMSILNTAGSYKFSSDRTIHEYAKDIWSIKPVELP from the exons ATGGCCGCCACCTCCCAATTCACCCTTGCTTTGAATCCACCACACTCCTTTTCGCACTCCTattcctttccttctcttaTTGGTCTCAGTAGCAGGTATCGCCAATCCAAGTTTCTGCTCCTTTCCACCTCTTCCTGGCGATCGCCGAAGCGGACATTTCTCGTAAGGAATGTGTCCAGTGAGCCCAAGCTCAAGGATCCGGTTGCTGATGAAG AATCTCCAACGGCTGCAACTGCTTTTGCGCCCGACGCCTCATCTATTGCCTCAAGTATTAAGTACCATGCAGAGTTTACTCCTTTATTTTCTCCCGATCGGTTTGATCTTCCTAAGGCCTTCTTTGCTACTGCACAAAGTGTTCGAGATGCTCTTATCATTAATTGGAATGAGACATTTGAACTTTACGAAAGGTTGAATGTCAAGCAGGCATATTATTTATCCATGGAATTTCTGCAG GGTAGGGCACTGTTGAATGCAATTGGCAATTTGGAGCTCACTGGTCCATATGCAGAGGCATTGAGCAAGCTTGGATATGAATTAGAAAATGTTGCTTCCCAG GAACCAGATGCTGCTCTTGGAAATGGGGGCCTTGGGCGGCTCGCCTCCTGCTTTTTGGATTCCTTGGCAACTCTAAATTACCCAGCATGGGGTTATGGACTAAGGTACAAGTATGGCTTATTCAAACAGAAAATCACTAAAGATGGTCAGGAGGAGGTTGCTGAAAATTGGCTCGAG ATTGGTAACCCTTGGGAAATTGTGAgaaatgatattaaatatcatataaagTTCTATGGAAAAGTTGTTATTGGATCAGATGGGAAAAAGAACTGGACTGGTGGAGAGGATATAGAGGCTGTAGCACATGACGTTCCAATTCCAggatataaaacaaaaaatacaatcaACCTGCGACTTTGGTCCACTAAAGCTCCAACCGAAGATTTTGATTTAGCTGCTTTCAATGCCGGAGAGCACAGTAGAGCATCAGAGGCTCTTGCAAGTGCTGAAAAG ATTTGCCATGTGCTATACCCTGGTGATGATTCAATTGAAGGAAAGATTCTTCGACTGAAGCAACAGTATACTTTATGTTCAGCATCTCTCCAGGATATAGTTGAACGCTTCGTGAGAAGATCTGGTGCAAACATAAAATGGGAAGAATTTCCTGAGAAAGTTGCTGTGCAGATGAATGACACTCACCCAACTCTATGCATTCCAGAGCTCATGAGAATCTTATTGGATTTGAAGGGTTTAAGCTGGGAGGAAGCCTGGAATGTTACTCAAAG AACTGTGGCTTACACAAATCATACTGTTCTACCTGAGGCATTGGAGAAATGGAATTTTGAACTCATGCAGAGATTGCTTCCCCGACATGTTGAGATCATAGAACTGATTGATGAAGAG CTTATTCGAACTATTATTTCAGAATATGGTACGGCAGATCTTAAGCTGTTACGTGAAAAGCTGAAGGAGTTgagaattttagaaaatgttgatTTGCCAGCTGCCTATTCCGATTTATTTATTGAACCTGAAGAAAGTTCAACCATTGCATCGACTGAAGTACTTAAAAGGTCCAAAGAAGCTGATTCTGTTGATAAAGATGAATTTGTTGAGGTAGATGATGAGCTGGAAAGCAAAGGCATTCAGGATAAAAAAGTGGAACCtactccaccaccaccaccgccAAAGATGGTTCGAATGGCTAATCTATCTGTTGTAGGTGGTCATGCAGTTAACGGGGTTGCAGAGATACACAGTGAAATAGTAAAGGACGAAGTGTTTAATGCATTTTATAAG TTATGGCCAGGaaagtttcaaaacaaaaccaatggAGTGACACCTAGAAGATGGATTCTTTTCTGCAATCCTGATTTGAGCAAACTTATAACAAACTGGATTGGCTCAGAGGACTGGGTCCTTAATACTGAAAAGCTGGGTGGATTGAAAAAG TTTGCGGATGATGAGGACCTTCAAAATCAGTGGAGGATAGCAAAAAGGAACAATAAGTTGAAAGCTGTGTcgtttctaaaagaaaaaactgggTATACTGTCAGTCCCGATGCGATGTTTGATATCCAG GTGAAGCGCATTCATGAATACAAGAGACAGCTATTGAATATATTAGGAATTGTTTACCGCTAcaagaagatgaaagaaatgagcgcaaaagaaaggaaagaaacatATGTTCCACGAGTTTGTATCTTTGGTGGGAAAGCGTTTGCCACTTATGTGCAAGCCAAGAGGATCGTGAAGTTTATTACAGATGTGGGGGCTACAGTAAATCATGATCCTGAAATTGGTGACTTATTGAAG GTAATTTTTGTTCCTGATTACAATGTCAGTGTTGCCGAACTACTTATCCCTGCAAGCGAGTTGTCACAGCATATCAG TACCGCTGGAATGGAAGCCAGTGGAACAAGTAATATGAAGTTTGCAATGAATGGGTGCATCCTGATTGGGACTTTGGATGGAGCGAATGTTGAAATAAGGCAAGAAGTGGGAGCTGACAACTTTTTCCTGTTTGGTGCTGAAGCCCACGAGATTGCTGGGCTTAGGAAAGAAAGAGCCGAGGGAAAG TTTATTCCGGACCCACGCTTTGAAGAAGTGAAAGAATATGTTCGAAGTGGTGTTTTTGGGTCTTGTGATTACGAAGAACTGATAGCATCGTTGGAGGGAAATGAAGGTTTTGGTCGTGCAGATTATTTCCTTGTGGGAAAGGACTTCCCCAGTTATATTGAATGTCAAGAGAAGGTCGACGAGGCCTACCGGGATCAAAAG AAATGGACGAGGATGTCAATACTGAACACGGCGGGATCATACAAGTTCAGCAGTGACAGAACCATTCACGAATATGCCAAAGATATATGGAGCATTAAGCCTGTTGAGTTACCATAA
- the LOC101221606 gene encoding chaperone protein dnaJ A6, chloroplastic isoform X2 gives MVSMAIIPCGSTSIAQWGIRPQCMLRPSTNKISSIQYGISNIAALNSSFFSRGSFSVLFDTRSSQTSHQRRGGLLVVRADSDYYSILGVSKNASKSEIKSAYRKLARSYHPDVNKDAGAEQKFKEISNAYEVLSDDEKRSLYDKYGEAGLKGAGMGMGDFSNPFDLFESLFEGMGGMGGMGMGGRGSRSRAVDGQDEYYNLVLDFKEAVFGVEKEIEISRLESCGTCEGSGAKPGTQPTKCSTCGGQGQVVSSARTPLGVFQQVMTCSSCGGTGEISTPCNTCSGDGRVRRTKRISLKVPAGVDAGSRLRVRNEGNAGRRGGSPGDLFVIIDVMPDPVLKRDDTNILYTCKVSYIDAILGTSIKVPTVDGMVDLKIPAGTQPNTTLVMSKKGVPLLNKRNMRGDQLVRVQVEIPKKLSSEERKLIEELSDLSKGKAVSSRR, from the exons ATGGTTTCAATGGCCATTATACCTTGTGGAAGTACATCAATTGCTCAATGGGGAATTCGTCCTCAGTGCATGCTAAGACCTTCAACGAATAAGATATCCTCCATCCAATATGG GATTAGCAACATAGCTGCTCTGAACTCAAGTTTCTTCTCCCGAGGTTCCTTCAGCGTTCTATTTGACACAAGATCCTCACAAACTTCACATCAACGAAGAGGCGGGTTGCTTGTTGTTAGAGCAGATAGT GATTATTACTCTATCCTTGGGGTGTCCAAAAATGCCAGTAAATCTGAAATTAAAAGTG CTTATCGGAAACTTGCTAGGAGTTACCATCCGGATGTGAACAA AGATGCTGGGGCTGAACAGAAATTCAAGGAAATTAGTAATGCTTATGAA GTCTTGTCTGATGATGAGAAACGCTCACTCTACGATAAATACGGAGAGGCTGGCCTTAAAGGCGCTGGTATGGGCATGGGG GATTTCAGCAATCCTTTCGATCTCTTTGAATCTCTATTTGAAGGCATGGGAGGCATGGGCGGTATGGGCATGGGGGGTCGAGGGTCGAGGAGTAGAGCAGTAGATGGACAAGATGAGTATTACAATCTCGTGTTGGATTTCAAGGAAGCTGTTTTTGGTGTCGAAAAGGAAATTGAGATTAGCAGATTGGAGAGTTGTGGGACTTGTGAAGGGTCTGGTGCTAAACCTGGAACCCAACCAACCAAATGTAGTACATGTGGTGGTCAAGGCCAGGTTGTCTCGTCGGCAAGGACCCCTTTAGGTGTCTTCCAGCAGGTAATGACTTGCTCTTCCTGTGGCGGAACTGGGGAAATATCCACACCTTGCAACACATGTTCTGGGGATGGGCGAGTACGGAGGACAAAGAGGATAAGTTTAAAAGTTCCAGCAGGTGTTGACGCTGGTAGTCGTCTAAGAGTTCGAAACGAAGGGAATGCAGGAAGACGAGGTGGGTCCCCTGGGGATCTTTTTGTCATTATCGATGTTATGCCTGATCCCGTACTAAAGCGTGATGATACCAATATCTTGTACACTTGCAAAGTTTCGTACATTGATGCTATCTTGGGGACTAGCATCAAAGTTCCAACTGTAGACGGGATGGTTGATTTAAAAATCCCTGCCGGGACACAACCAAATACAACACTTGTGATGTCAAAGAAAGGAGTTCCTCTTctaaataagagaaatatgAGGGGAGATCAGTTGGTTCGTGTGCAGGTTGAAATCCCGAAAAAGTTGAGTAGTGAGGAGAGGAAGTTGATTGAGGAACTGTCGGATTTGAGCAAAGGGAAAGCTGTGAGCAGTAGAAGATAG
- the LOC101221606 gene encoding chaperone protein dnaJ A6, chloroplastic isoform X1, translated as MVSMAIIPCGSTSIAQWGIRPQCMLRPSTNKISSIQYGVTSRISNIAALNSSFFSRGSFSVLFDTRSSQTSHQRRGGLLVVRADSDYYSILGVSKNASKSEIKSAYRKLARSYHPDVNKDAGAEQKFKEISNAYEVLSDDEKRSLYDKYGEAGLKGAGMGMGDFSNPFDLFESLFEGMGGMGGMGMGGRGSRSRAVDGQDEYYNLVLDFKEAVFGVEKEIEISRLESCGTCEGSGAKPGTQPTKCSTCGGQGQVVSSARTPLGVFQQVMTCSSCGGTGEISTPCNTCSGDGRVRRTKRISLKVPAGVDAGSRLRVRNEGNAGRRGGSPGDLFVIIDVMPDPVLKRDDTNILYTCKVSYIDAILGTSIKVPTVDGMVDLKIPAGTQPNTTLVMSKKGVPLLNKRNMRGDQLVRVQVEIPKKLSSEERKLIEELSDLSKGKAVSSRR; from the exons ATGGTTTCAATGGCCATTATACCTTGTGGAAGTACATCAATTGCTCAATGGGGAATTCGTCCTCAGTGCATGCTAAGACCTTCAACGAATAAGATATCCTCCATCCAATATGG TGTCACAAGCAGGATTAGCAACATAGCTGCTCTGAACTCAAGTTTCTTCTCCCGAGGTTCCTTCAGCGTTCTATTTGACACAAGATCCTCACAAACTTCACATCAACGAAGAGGCGGGTTGCTTGTTGTTAGAGCAGATAGT GATTATTACTCTATCCTTGGGGTGTCCAAAAATGCCAGTAAATCTGAAATTAAAAGTG CTTATCGGAAACTTGCTAGGAGTTACCATCCGGATGTGAACAA AGATGCTGGGGCTGAACAGAAATTCAAGGAAATTAGTAATGCTTATGAA GTCTTGTCTGATGATGAGAAACGCTCACTCTACGATAAATACGGAGAGGCTGGCCTTAAAGGCGCTGGTATGGGCATGGGG GATTTCAGCAATCCTTTCGATCTCTTTGAATCTCTATTTGAAGGCATGGGAGGCATGGGCGGTATGGGCATGGGGGGTCGAGGGTCGAGGAGTAGAGCAGTAGATGGACAAGATGAGTATTACAATCTCGTGTTGGATTTCAAGGAAGCTGTTTTTGGTGTCGAAAAGGAAATTGAGATTAGCAGATTGGAGAGTTGTGGGACTTGTGAAGGGTCTGGTGCTAAACCTGGAACCCAACCAACCAAATGTAGTACATGTGGTGGTCAAGGCCAGGTTGTCTCGTCGGCAAGGACCCCTTTAGGTGTCTTCCAGCAGGTAATGACTTGCTCTTCCTGTGGCGGAACTGGGGAAATATCCACACCTTGCAACACATGTTCTGGGGATGGGCGAGTACGGAGGACAAAGAGGATAAGTTTAAAAGTTCCAGCAGGTGTTGACGCTGGTAGTCGTCTAAGAGTTCGAAACGAAGGGAATGCAGGAAGACGAGGTGGGTCCCCTGGGGATCTTTTTGTCATTATCGATGTTATGCCTGATCCCGTACTAAAGCGTGATGATACCAATATCTTGTACACTTGCAAAGTTTCGTACATTGATGCTATCTTGGGGACTAGCATCAAAGTTCCAACTGTAGACGGGATGGTTGATTTAAAAATCCCTGCCGGGACACAACCAAATACAACACTTGTGATGTCAAAGAAAGGAGTTCCTCTTctaaataagagaaatatgAGGGGAGATCAGTTGGTTCGTGTGCAGGTTGAAATCCCGAAAAAGTTGAGTAGTGAGGAGAGGAAGTTGATTGAGGAACTGTCGGATTTGAGCAAAGGGAAAGCTGTGAGCAGTAGAAGATAG